One Polynucleobacter sp. MWH-Spelu-300-X4 genomic window carries:
- the aspS gene encoding aspartate--tRNA ligase → MPMRSHQCGQVTEALIGQQITLAGWVNRRRDHGGVIFIDLRDRDGFVQVVCDPDRADMFKIAEEVRSEYCVQIIGLVRARPAGTENNDLVSGKVEILCHELNILNASVTPPFHLEDDNLSETTRLTHRVLDLRRPQMQKNLRLRYSVAMESRRYLDAAGFIDIETPMLTKSTPEGARDYLVPSRVHDGQFFALPQSPQLFKQLLMVAGFDRYYQITKCFRDEDLRADRQPEFTQIDCETAFLDEQDIRDLFENMVRHIFKTVMNVELANPFPVMPYSEAMARFGSDKPDLRVKLEFTELTDVMKDVDFKVFSGAANQANGRVVGLRVPGGSEISRSEIDDYTQFVSIYGAKGLAWIKVNEVAKGRDGLQSPIVKNLHDAAVAEILSRTGAQDGDIIFFGADKAKVVNDAIGALRLKIGHSDWAKQKGLMEQVWKPMWVVDFPMFEYDEDNARWVACHHPFTSPKDEHLNYLETDPGKCLAKAYDMVLNGWEIGGGSVRIHKETVQSQVFRALKIGPEEAQAKFGFLLDALQYGAPPHGGIAFGLDRIVTMMTGAESIRDVIAFPKTQRAQCLLTQAPSAVDEKQLRELHIRLRNTQVPA, encoded by the coding sequence ATGCCAATGCGTAGCCATCAGTGCGGGCAAGTTACAGAAGCCCTTATCGGTCAACAAATCACATTAGCCGGTTGGGTTAATCGTCGTCGCGACCACGGCGGAGTTATTTTTATCGACTTAAGAGATCGTGATGGATTTGTTCAAGTGGTATGCGACCCTGATCGTGCTGATATGTTTAAGATTGCCGAAGAGGTTCGTAGTGAATATTGCGTTCAGATTATTGGTTTAGTTAGAGCTCGTCCTGCTGGCACAGAAAATAATGACTTGGTAAGTGGCAAAGTTGAGATTTTGTGTCATGAACTAAATATTTTGAATGCTTCAGTTACACCGCCATTTCATTTGGAAGACGACAATCTTTCTGAGACAACCCGTTTAACGCACCGTGTTTTAGATTTGCGTCGCCCGCAGATGCAAAAAAATCTGCGCTTACGTTATAGCGTGGCAATGGAATCTCGTAGATATTTGGATGCTGCGGGATTTATTGATATTGAAACACCTATGTTGACTAAGAGCACACCAGAAGGTGCCCGCGATTATTTGGTGCCTTCTCGTGTTCATGATGGTCAATTCTTTGCTTTACCTCAGTCGCCTCAGCTATTTAAACAGTTATTGATGGTTGCTGGATTTGATCGTTATTATCAAATTACAAAATGTTTCCGTGATGAAGATTTGCGCGCTGATCGTCAACCTGAATTTACGCAAATCGACTGCGAGACAGCGTTCTTAGATGAGCAAGATATCCGTGATTTATTCGAGAACATGGTTCGTCACATTTTTAAAACAGTGATGAATGTTGAATTGGCTAATCCGTTCCCGGTAATGCCTTATTCGGAAGCTATGGCTCGTTTTGGTTCAGATAAACCTGATTTGCGTGTGAAGTTAGAGTTCACAGAGTTAACCGATGTCATGAAGGATGTTGACTTCAAGGTTTTCTCGGGTGCAGCTAATCAAGCAAATGGTCGTGTTGTAGGTTTGCGCGTGCCGGGCGGTTCTGAGATTAGCCGAAGTGAGATTGATGATTACACGCAGTTTGTATCGATCTATGGTGCGAAAGGCTTGGCGTGGATTAAGGTTAACGAAGTTGCTAAAGGTCGTGATGGCTTGCAGTCACCAATTGTTAAAAACTTACATGATGCAGCTGTTGCTGAAATCTTGTCACGTACTGGCGCACAAGATGGCGATATTATTTTCTTCGGCGCAGATAAAGCAAAAGTTGTTAATGATGCGATTGGCGCTTTGCGTTTGAAGATTGGTCATTCAGATTGGGCTAAGCAAAAAGGTTTGATGGAGCAGGTTTGGAAGCCAATGTGGGTTGTTGATTTCCCAATGTTTGAATACGATGAAGACAATGCGCGTTGGGTTGCTTGCCACCATCCATTTACAAGCCCTAAAGATGAACACTTAAATTATCTTGAGACAGATCCTGGTAAGTGTTTAGCTAAAGCCTATGACATGGTTCTTAATGGTTGGGAAATCGGTGGCGGTTCTGTGCGTATTCACAAAGAAACCGTTCAAAGCCAAGTTTTCAGAGCTCTTAAGATTGGTCCTGAAGAAGCTCAAGCTAAGTTTGGTTTCTTGTTAGACGCATTACAGTATGGCGCTCCTCCACATGGCGGTATCGCTTTTGGTTTGGATCGTATTGTGACGATGATGACCGGTGCCGAATCTATTCGTGATGTGATTGCATTCCCTAAAACACAAAGAGCACAGTGTTTGCTAACGCAAGCTCCAAGTGCTGTGGATGAAAAACAATTGCGTGAATTACATATTCGTTTACGCAATACGCAGGTTCCTGCATGA
- a CDS encoding DUF502 domain-containing protein, translating to MKKYFIAGMLVWAPLAITIWVMTWGLSVLDGVFGSVMAALIAVLPSALKPALQAFRELPGVGILIVVAIIFTTGIFAANFAGQWWIALWDRLIARIPIVKSIYSSVKQVSDTLFSSKGNAFRKAVLIPYPRNGSWTIAFITGNPAQEIKGKLDKEHVNVFLPTTPNPTSGFFMIVPVADIIELDMSVEEALTHIVSMGSVPPHHHVPSSVK from the coding sequence ATGAAAAAATATTTTATTGCCGGCATGCTTGTATGGGCTCCTTTGGCCATCACTATTTGGGTGATGACATGGGGGCTGTCAGTATTGGATGGAGTTTTTGGCTCCGTTATGGCTGCTTTGATTGCGGTTTTACCAAGTGCTCTTAAGCCTGCATTGCAAGCTTTTAGAGAGCTTCCTGGCGTTGGCATTCTGATTGTTGTTGCAATTATTTTTACGACAGGTATTTTTGCCGCAAATTTTGCCGGTCAATGGTGGATTGCTTTATGGGATCGTCTAATCGCACGAATTCCAATTGTTAAATCAATTTATTCAAGTGTTAAGCAAGTATCAGATACTTTATTTTCCAGTAAAGGAAATGCGTTTAGGAAAGCTGTATTGATTCCTTATCCAAGGAATGGGTCCTGGACGATTGCTTTTATAACGGGGAACCCAGCGCAAGAAATTAAAGGTAAGTTGGATAAAGAACATGTGAATGTATTTTTACCAACAACCCCTAATCCGACATCAGGCTTCTTTATGATTGTTCCTGTTGCGGACATTATTGAATTAGATATGAGTGTTGAAGAAGCATTGACACATATCGTCTCCATGGGATCAGTTCCCCCTCATCACCACGTACCATCATCAGTAAAGTAG
- the ubiB gene encoding ubiquinone biosynthesis regulatory protein kinase UbiB: MRQFLRLFKILFTFWRFGLVKIVRDSLKPGLVKTLLTIVSWLTPSSYSRGQSLRLALEALGPIFVKFGQVLSTRRDLLPEDVADELAKLQDQVPPFSEAKSIALIEASLGKKISDVFSSFNQKPVASASVAQVHFAVLKGTSKYPEWEGKEVAIKVLRPGILPIIESDLALLRILAGLVEKLWQDGKRLKPKENVDEFDTYLHDELDLMREAANASQLRRNFEGSDKLMIPEMYWDLCGLNVMVMERMHGIPISKLDQLKAAGVDLKKLASDGVEIFFTQVFHDGFFHADMHPGNIFVSVAPKTFGRYIALDFGIVGALSDSDKNYLAQNFLAFFNRNYRRVAELHIESGWVPKETRVEELEGAVRAVCEPYFDRPLKEISLGIVLMRLFQASRRFNVEIQPQLTLLQKTLLNVEGLGRQLDPDMDLWKTAKPVLERWVDKQIGIRGFIDRIKDEAPHWAKLVPTIPRLLVNWLENHQESQKSQTEELMLRLLLEQKKTRTLIWSSMLFAAGLLGGTLFTLIWLG, translated from the coding sequence GTGAGGCAGTTCTTAAGGCTATTTAAAATTTTATTTACTTTCTGGCGATTTGGTTTGGTGAAAATCGTTAGAGATAGTCTTAAGCCAGGCCTCGTTAAAACTCTGTTAACCATCGTGTCATGGTTGACGCCTAGTTCATATTCTCGTGGCCAGAGCCTGCGTTTGGCTTTAGAAGCGTTGGGTCCAATATTTGTTAAATTCGGACAGGTTCTTTCAACGCGTAGAGATTTATTGCCAGAAGATGTTGCTGATGAATTAGCTAAGTTGCAAGATCAAGTGCCACCTTTCTCTGAAGCTAAGTCGATTGCATTAATTGAGGCTTCGTTAGGTAAAAAAATATCAGATGTCTTTAGTTCTTTTAACCAAAAGCCAGTAGCGAGTGCTTCAGTAGCTCAGGTGCATTTTGCGGTTTTAAAAGGGACATCAAAGTATCCTGAATGGGAAGGCAAGGAAGTTGCCATTAAAGTTTTACGCCCTGGAATTTTGCCAATCATAGAGAGCGACTTGGCTTTATTGAGAATCTTGGCTGGTTTGGTTGAGAAATTATGGCAGGACGGTAAAAGATTAAAGCCTAAGGAAAATGTGGATGAGTTTGACACTTATTTACATGATGAGTTAGATCTCATGAGAGAGGCTGCGAATGCGAGTCAGTTGCGCAGAAATTTTGAAGGCTCAGATAAATTAATGATTCCGGAGATGTATTGGGATTTGTGTGGCCTCAATGTCATGGTGATGGAGCGTATGCATGGCATTCCAATTTCTAAATTGGATCAATTAAAAGCAGCTGGCGTTGATCTTAAAAAATTGGCCTCGGATGGCGTGGAGATATTTTTCACGCAGGTATTTCATGATGGGTTTTTCCATGCTGATATGCATCCAGGAAACATTTTTGTTAGCGTTGCTCCCAAAACATTTGGTCGTTACATAGCACTAGATTTTGGAATTGTTGGCGCATTGTCTGACTCAGATAAAAATTATTTAGCGCAAAATTTCTTGGCATTTTTTAACCGGAACTATAGAAGAGTCGCTGAGTTACATATTGAATCTGGTTGGGTGCCCAAAGAGACAAGAGTGGAAGAGTTGGAGGGCGCAGTCAGAGCTGTTTGCGAACCATATTTCGACCGCCCACTAAAAGAAATATCCTTGGGTATTGTTTTGATGCGTTTATTCCAAGCATCGAGACGATTTAATGTGGAAATCCAGCCGCAACTTACTTTATTGCAAAAAACTTTGTTAAACGTGGAAGGTTTGGGGCGCCAATTAGATCCAGATATGGATTTATGGAAAACAGCAAAACCGGTATTAGAGCGTTGGGTTGATAAACAAATTGGTATTCGTGGCTTTATTGATCGTATTAAAGATGAGGCGCCACACTGGGCAAAGTTAGTGCCTACTATCCCTAGATTGCTTGTAAATTGGTTGGAAAACCACCAAGAGTCTCAAAAATCTCAGACGGAAGAGCTAATGTTACGCTTGTTGTTGGAGCAGAAAAAGACCAGAACACTTATCTGGAGCAGCATGCTTTTTGCCGCGGGTTTATTGGGCGGGACTTTATTTACGCTCATCTGGCTTGGCTAA
- a CDS encoding SCP2 domain-containing protein yields the protein MVGSWLVYNSWFNLKTILKALNHVLAQESWASQLLRKHIGKTIQVVLPFKKATLVINEQAHFSLASEPYSDEANVTLTIGSEFFKAYISGGKDLAAQYVKVSGDVDLAHMMGKLASQLRWDVEEDLSKFVGDAMAHRLIESSRKLKNISKNAAKDLSESVLEYLVHERPTLVMSKELHQYKEDVRRLRDDVDRVEKRVERLLEKSA from the coding sequence GTGGTTGGGTCTTGGCTGGTATACAACAGTTGGTTTAATCTGAAGACAATTCTTAAAGCTCTTAATCATGTACTAGCCCAAGAATCTTGGGCTAGTCAGCTTTTGCGCAAGCACATCGGCAAAACCATTCAAGTGGTACTGCCTTTCAAAAAGGCTACTTTGGTGATTAATGAGCAGGCGCATTTTTCTTTAGCTAGTGAACCATATTCAGATGAGGCTAATGTAACTTTAACGATTGGCTCAGAGTTTTTTAAAGCTTATATTTCCGGTGGAAAAGATCTTGCAGCTCAGTATGTAAAAGTATCTGGTGATGTTGATTTGGCTCATATGATGGGCAAGCTAGCTAGCCAGCTTCGTTGGGATGTCGAAGAGGATTTGTCAAAATTTGTGGGTGATGCTATGGCTCATCGTTTGATAGAGTCTAGTCGGAAACTAAAAAATATTAGTAAAAATGCTGCTAAAGATTTGAGTGAAAGTGTCCTTGAGTATTTAGTGCATGAGCGCCCAACTTTAGTGATGAGCAAAGAGTTACATCAATATAAAGAAGATGTGCGTCGTTTACGTGACGATGTGGATCGTGTGGAAAAAAGAGTTGAGCGTTTGTTGGAGAAATCAGCGTGA
- a CDS encoding Tim44 domain-containing protein, whose product MKKTIIWLVLSSFVLLGTSLNADAKRLGGSKSMGRQSSTVTQKQQAAPAVPAQAPAAAPAATPATPAPAPAPQQPRKFGWGGMLGGLAAGLGMGWLLSHFGLGEAASSFFMGLLIVMAVAMIGLWLFRKFAGASYKASPAGNQQFDSYQYGKQEPTVSTGSSVPVQEAPASVSGIADFDQEAFLVNAKKHFVRLQEAWDQGDLAQLKEFATVEMFDELRQDLQARVAQNNKTEVLTLDAELLGVETTSDVYLASVRFSGMIREHADAPAESFVEVWNLVKPVQGQGGWVLAGIQQLV is encoded by the coding sequence ATGAAGAAAACAATAATTTGGTTAGTTCTTTCTTCTTTTGTTTTACTGGGTACATCTTTAAATGCTGATGCAAAGCGTTTGGGTGGCTCAAAAAGTATGGGCAGACAATCTTCTACTGTGACACAGAAGCAACAAGCTGCTCCTGCAGTGCCAGCTCAAGCACCTGCTGCAGCTCCAGCTGCAACGCCTGCTACGCCGGCTCCTGCGCCTGCACCACAACAACCAAGAAAATTTGGCTGGGGCGGTATGTTGGGTGGCTTGGCTGCTGGTTTAGGTATGGGTTGGCTTTTATCCCATTTTGGTCTTGGTGAGGCTGCGAGCTCATTTTTTATGGGTTTGTTAATTGTGATGGCTGTTGCCATGATTGGTTTGTGGTTGTTTAGAAAATTTGCAGGCGCTAGCTATAAGGCGAGTCCTGCAGGTAATCAGCAATTCGATAGTTACCAATATGGGAAGCAAGAGCCGACTGTATCAACTGGATCATCTGTTCCAGTGCAAGAAGCCCCTGCAAGTGTGTCTGGTATAGCTGATTTTGATCAAGAAGCTTTCTTGGTTAATGCTAAAAAACATTTTGTACGCCTTCAAGAAGCTTGGGATCAAGGTGATTTAGCGCAATTAAAGGAGTTTGCAACGGTTGAGATGTTTGACGAGTTGCGCCAAGATTTGCAGGCTCGGGTTGCACAAAATAATAAGACTGAAGTTTTAACTTTGGATGCGGAATTGTTAGGTGTGGAAACTACATCTGATGTGTATCTTGCGAGTGTGCGCTTCTCTGGGATGATTCGTGAGCATGCAGATGCACCTGCTGAATCATTTGTTGAAGTGTGGAATTTGGTGAAGCCAGTGCAAGGACAGGGTGGTTGGGTCTTGGCTGGTATACAACAGTTGGTTTAA
- the ubiE gene encoding bifunctional demethylmenaquinone methyltransferase/2-methoxy-6-polyprenyl-1,4-benzoquinol methylase UbiE, translated as MAQTHFGYKTVDEKEKAGKVAEVFHSVANKYDVMNDLMSGGLHRIWKHFTINKAAVKPGHKVLDIAGGTGDLSLSFAKSVGLERETGGQVWLTDINASMLSYGRNRLLDKGYFLPCVQVDAEQIPFPANYFDLATVAFGLRNMTHKEVALAEMLRVIKPGGKVMVLEFSKPVEMIKPIYDAYSFKILPWLGEKVAGDADSYRYLAESIRMHPDQETLKAMMESVGFDKVEYHSLTGGIVALHIGYKY; from the coding sequence ATGGCTCAAACACATTTCGGATATAAAACCGTTGATGAAAAAGAGAAGGCGGGTAAGGTTGCTGAAGTTTTTCATTCTGTGGCCAATAAATATGATGTGATGAATGACTTAATGTCGGGTGGCTTGCATCGTATTTGGAAGCATTTCACGATTAATAAGGCTGCGGTTAAACCCGGTCATAAGGTTTTGGATATTGCTGGTGGTACAGGTGACTTATCGCTTAGTTTTGCTAAGTCGGTGGGCCTTGAGAGGGAAACCGGCGGTCAAGTTTGGTTAACTGACATTAATGCATCAATGCTTAGCTATGGACGCAATCGTTTATTAGATAAGGGTTATTTTTTACCTTGCGTCCAAGTTGACGCTGAGCAAATTCCTTTCCCGGCTAATTATTTTGATTTAGCGACGGTAGCTTTTGGCCTGCGCAATATGACTCATAAAGAAGTGGCATTGGCCGAAATGTTGCGAGTTATTAAGCCGGGTGGGAAAGTCATGGTTTTGGAGTTTTCAAAACCAGTTGAAATGATTAAGCCAATTTATGATGCTTACTCTTTTAAGATATTGCCATGGTTGGGTGAGAAGGTTGCGGGTGATGCTGATAGTTATAGATATTTAGCTGAATCTATTCGTATGCATCCAGATCAGGAAACTCTAAAAGCTATGATGGAAAGCGTTGGTTTTGATAAGGTTGAATATCATTCACTTACCGGCGGTATTGTTGCATTACATATTGGCTACAAATATTAA
- a CDS encoding gamma-butyrobetaine hydroxylase-like domain-containing protein produces MNQLTKAPLPQDIVVHQQSKVLELVYEGNQSYKLPFELLRVWSPSAEVRGHGPGQETLQTGKRDVEIVGIDQVGHYAVKPTFSDGHDSGIFTWDYLYEICQNQDAMWQSYLDKLKTAGIDRDTVMIKDAGHSCGH; encoded by the coding sequence ATGAATCAATTAACCAAAGCACCTCTACCTCAAGATATTGTTGTCCATCAACAGTCTAAGGTATTGGAGTTGGTTTATGAAGGTAACCAATCTTATAAATTGCCTTTTGAATTATTGCGTGTATGGTCTCCTTCAGCTGAGGTGCGTGGTCATGGCCCAGGCCAAGAAACATTACAAACTGGGAAGCGTGATGTAGAAATTGTTGGCATTGATCAGGTGGGGCACTACGCTGTAAAACCTACTTTTTCTGATGGCCATGATTCAGGTATTTTTACTTGGGACTATCTTTATGAGATATGTCAAAACCAGGACGCTATGTGGCAATCCTATTTAGATAAACTTAAAACGGCTGGAATTGATCGCGACACCGTTATGATCAAAGACGCTGGACATTCTTGTGGACATTAA
- a CDS encoding FAD/FMN-binding oxidoreductase, translating into MNAPLPLNSLAEHLQNAPRLREIPYNYTSFSDREIVIRLLGEDAWQILDELRSGRKTGRSARMLYEVLGDIWVVQRNPFLQDDLLDNPARRKLLIDALQHRLGEVQKRMTTDLADKVGKLVVGAKEAVAHFNSEFDRISTLRKRVRKVLGKVTAADNIAYDGLARVSHVTDATDWRVEYPFVVLTPDSEAEIPGLVKGCIELGLTIIPRGGGTGYTGGAVPLSPMSAVINTEKLETLGQVEMIQLPGLDKQVATIYSGAGVVTKRVSDAADKSGHVFAVDPTSAEASCIGGNIAMNAGGKKAVLWGTALDNLASWRMVDPQGNWLDVERIGHNMSKIHDVDFATFKLVWSDGNQAPGKQVLKTEELKIEGKRFRKEGLGKDVTDKFLAGLPGVQKEGCDGLITSARWVLHRMPKQIRTVCLEFFGQAREAIPSIVEIKAYLDQQTKQGGAILAGLEHLDERYLKAVGYATKSKRNVLPKMVLIGDIVGDDENSVAVAASEVIRMANTRVGEGFVAVSPEARKKFWLDRSRTAAIAKHTNAFKINEDVVIPLDRMGEYTDGIERINIELSLKNKIQLLGALENFFKQGNLPLGKADDASEIPSAELLEDRVTQALQLIADVRARWSEWAGNMDQYFSGLQDRSLRASWKLEVRAELRKIFSGVAFEPILKECEAIHKRELRSRVFVALHMHAGDGNVHTNLPVNSDNYAMLQDAHQAVDRIMKLARSLNGVISGEHGIGITKLEYLSDAEIQEFRTYKNKIDPEGRFNKGKLMAGADLRNAYTPSFGLMGHESLIMQQSDIGAIASSVKDCLRCGKCKPVCSTHVPRANLLYSPRNKILATSLLVEAFLYEEQTRRGVSIKHWEAFDDVAAHCTVCHKCVTPCPVKIDFGDVTMNMRNLLRKMGQKKFNPGAAASMFFLNATNPETIQLTRKLMIDWGYKVQRLAHDLLKKFAKAQTAKPPATVGRAPIQEQVIHFINKKMPGNLPKKTARALLDIEDADIVPIIRDPKTTSVDTEAVFYFPGCGSERLFSQVGLATQAMLWHTGVQTILPPGYLCCGYPQRGSGDFDKAEKIITDNRVLFHRVANTLNYLDVKTVVVSCGTCYDQLAGYEFDKIFPGCRIVDIHEFLLEKGIKLDSVQGVKYMYHDPCHSPMKLQDPLKTVNGLLTMADGAAIAKNDRCCGESGTLAVTRPDVSSQVRFRKEEEIRKDVSNLRGNFDGEVKILTSCPSCLQGLSRYDEDAGTKADYIVVEMAKHILGESWMEDYVEKANHGGIERVLV; encoded by the coding sequence ATGAACGCCCCTTTGCCATTAAATAGCCTTGCCGAGCATTTGCAAAATGCTCCTCGTTTGCGAGAAATTCCCTATAACTACACTTCTTTCTCAGATAGAGAGATTGTTATTCGCTTATTGGGCGAGGATGCATGGCAAATTTTGGATGAGTTGAGGTCTGGTAGAAAAACCGGTCGTTCAGCTCGGATGCTTTATGAGGTCCTTGGAGATATTTGGGTTGTACAAAGAAATCCTTTTTTACAAGATGATTTACTAGATAACCCTGCGCGTCGCAAATTATTGATCGATGCTTTACAGCATCGTTTGGGGGAAGTGCAAAAGCGCATGACAACAGATTTGGCCGATAAAGTTGGCAAGTTAGTTGTTGGTGCCAAAGAAGCGGTTGCACACTTTAATTCTGAGTTTGATCGTATCAGCACATTGCGTAAGCGAGTGCGTAAAGTTTTAGGCAAGGTAACTGCGGCTGACAATATCGCTTATGACGGTTTGGCTCGCGTATCTCATGTGACTGATGCAACTGATTGGCGAGTTGAGTATCCATTTGTGGTGCTAACTCCCGACTCTGAGGCTGAGATCCCTGGTTTGGTTAAAGGCTGTATTGAGTTGGGGTTGACGATTATTCCTCGCGGAGGTGGTACTGGTTATACGGGTGGTGCAGTACCGCTGTCACCCATGTCAGCAGTTATCAATACTGAGAAATTAGAAACGCTTGGCCAGGTTGAAATGATTCAATTGCCTGGGTTGGATAAACAAGTTGCCACGATTTACTCTGGCGCAGGTGTTGTTACTAAAAGAGTTTCAGATGCAGCCGATAAATCAGGTCATGTTTTTGCGGTAGACCCAACATCAGCAGAAGCTAGTTGTATTGGCGGAAATATCGCCATGAATGCCGGCGGCAAGAAAGCCGTGTTGTGGGGAACTGCGCTAGACAATTTAGCTTCATGGAGAATGGTTGACCCGCAAGGCAACTGGTTGGATGTGGAACGTATCGGCCACAACATGAGCAAGATTCATGATGTTGATTTCGCGACATTTAAACTTGTTTGGTCTGATGGTAATCAAGCGCCTGGTAAGCAAGTTCTAAAAACAGAAGAATTAAAAATTGAAGGCAAACGCTTCCGTAAAGAAGGTTTAGGTAAAGACGTTACCGATAAATTTTTAGCGGGTTTGCCTGGAGTTCAAAAAGAAGGTTGTGATGGCTTAATTACCAGCGCTCGCTGGGTTCTACATCGCATGCCTAAACAAATACGCACTGTTTGCTTGGAGTTTTTTGGGCAAGCGCGTGAAGCTATTCCTAGCATTGTTGAGATCAAGGCTTATTTGGATCAGCAAACAAAACAGGGTGGAGCCATTTTGGCGGGCCTTGAGCATTTAGATGAGCGCTATTTAAAAGCAGTTGGTTATGCAACTAAATCTAAACGCAATGTATTGCCTAAGATGGTTTTGATTGGCGATATTGTTGGTGATGATGAGAATTCAGTTGCGGTTGCGGCAAGCGAAGTGATTCGTATGGCCAACACCCGAGTGGGTGAGGGTTTTGTGGCGGTAAGTCCTGAGGCTCGTAAAAAGTTTTGGTTAGATCGTTCAAGAACTGCCGCAATTGCTAAACATACCAATGCGTTTAAGATCAATGAAGATGTGGTTATTCCACTTGATCGCATGGGTGAATATACCGATGGTATTGAGCGTATCAATATTGAGCTATCACTTAAAAATAAGATTCAGTTATTAGGTGCTTTAGAAAATTTCTTTAAGCAAGGTAATTTGCCGTTAGGTAAAGCGGATGATGCAAGCGAGATTCCGAGTGCTGAGCTTTTGGAAGATCGCGTTACTCAAGCTTTACAGTTAATTGCTGATGTGCGTGCTCGTTGGTCTGAGTGGGCCGGCAATATGGATCAGTATTTCTCTGGGTTACAAGACAGAAGTTTGAGAGCGTCTTGGAAACTTGAGGTGCGTGCTGAGTTGCGTAAGATTTTTAGTGGCGTAGCTTTTGAGCCGATTCTTAAAGAATGTGAGGCGATTCATAAGCGCGAGTTGCGCAGCAGAGTGTTTGTGGCGTTACATATGCATGCTGGTGACGGTAACGTGCATACCAATTTGCCTGTGAACTCTGATAACTATGCGATGTTGCAAGATGCGCATCAAGCTGTTGACAGAATCATGAAGCTAGCAAGATCTCTGAACGGTGTTATTTCAGGTGAGCATGGTATTGGTATTACTAAGCTTGAATACTTGTCAGACGCGGAAATTCAAGAATTTAGAACATATAAGAACAAAATCGATCCTGAGGGGCGCTTCAATAAAGGTAAGCTCATGGCGGGCGCTGATTTGCGTAACGCCTATACGCCAAGCTTTGGATTGATGGGGCATGAATCATTAATCATGCAGCAAAGTGATATTGGTGCAATTGCATCTAGTGTCAAAGATTGTTTGCGTTGTGGCAAATGTAAACCTGTTTGTTCTACTCATGTGCCGCGTGCAAATCTTTTATATAGCCCGCGCAATAAAATTTTGGCAACCTCTTTGTTGGTTGAGGCATTTTTATATGAAGAGCAAACGCGCCGAGGTGTTTCCATTAAACATTGGGAAGCGTTTGATGATGTCGCTGCCCATTGCACTGTGTGTCACAAATGTGTAACGCCTTGCCCGGTAAAAATTGATTTTGGTGATGTCACGATGAATATGCGCAATTTATTGCGCAAGATGGGGCAGAAGAAATTTAATCCTGGCGCTGCTGCATCCATGTTCTTCTTGAATGCAACCAATCCTGAAACCATTCAATTAACTCGCAAGTTAATGATTGATTGGGGTTATAAGGTTCAGCGTTTGGCACATGATTTGTTGAAGAAGTTTGCAAAAGCGCAAACAGCTAAACCGCCAGCGACTGTTGGTCGTGCACCAATTCAAGAGCAAGTTATCCATTTCATTAATAAAAAAATGCCTGGCAACTTGCCTAAGAAAACGGCACGTGCTTTATTGGATATTGAAGATGCGGATATTGTTCCAATTATTCGTGATCCTAAAACAACATCAGTTGATACTGAAGCTGTTTTCTATTTCCCTGGTTGTGGGTCTGAGCGATTATTTTCACAAGTTGGCTTAGCAACTCAGGCGATGTTGTGGCATACAGGCGTTCAGACTATTTTGCCTCCAGGTTATTTATGTTGCGGTTATCCGCAGCGTGGATCTGGTGATTTTGATAAGGCTGAAAAAATCATTACCGATAACAGAGTGCTATTCCATCGAGTTGCGAATACGCTTAATTATTTAGATGTGAAGACGGTCGTGGTTTCATGTGGTACTTGTTATGACCAATTGGCAGGGTATGAGTTTGACAAGATCTTCCCAGGTTGCAGAATTGTTGATATTCATGAATTCTTGCTGGAGAAGGGTATTAAGTTAGATAGCGTTCAAGGTGTTAAGTATATGTACCATGACCCTTGTCATAGCCCTATGAAATTGCAAGACCCATTAAAGACTGTTAACGGTTTGCTCACTATGGCGGATGGAGCAGCTATTGCCAAAAATGATCGCTGCTGTGGAGAGTCTGGGACTTTGGCGGTTACTCGTCCTGATGTTTCTTCACAAGTACGTTTCCGTAAAGAAGAAGAGATTCGTAAGGATGTATCCAATTTGCGTGGCAACTTTGATGGTGAGGTAAAGATTTTGACTAGTTGCCCATCTTGCTTGCAAGGCTTATCTCGTTACGATGAAGATGCTGGCACGAAAGCTGACTACATTGTTGTTGAAATGGCCAAACACATACTAGGTGAGAGCTGGATGGAAGATTATGTTGAAAAAGCTAATCACGGCGGTATTGAGCGAGTATTGGTTTAA